TCACTAAATTGAATTTGATTTGACGGCAAAAAACCTGTAATTACCGCTTGTTTTTCGTAGCCTAATTGACCCGTAAACGGATAAAACAAACAGAGAAAAATCAATACTTGATGATTCTGTATATCTTCTTGAGTAACAGTCCACCTGATTTTGTCTTTTTTTATGCCATTAAAGCTTTCTCCATCAGCAGCGTAAACTTGAATACTAACTTTTGGGTTATCTACTAATGAGTAAGCAAATTTACTTTCCCCGCGTAAATTTCCCTCTTCATCTAATGCCATATTTTTCAAGCTGTCTTGTGGCACTTTTTTAACTAGCTTACCCAAGCGTTCAGTTATCACCCGCTGAACGATTTGTTCTCGCAAAAGATAATCTTCCGCTTGCTGCTGAAAGTATTTGGGAAAGGGAATCACCCAATCGGGAGGTTCGGGATATTCCGGTGGTGTCGGTGGGGGATTTTTGGCGAGAATTTCGGCTTGGTAGCGAGCAAAATTGAGCAATTTTGCCAATGATTCGCCCCAAAATGCCATAATTTCACTATGACAACCTTTGACTTGACTCTCTAGCAAAGATAAGTCATAAGTCTTTGGTTTTTTCACACGTTGAAGAAAGTCAGCTTGTTGAGCTTTCAGTAAGCTAATCCAATCCATTTGCATGTTTTGCGGCACAAAGAATGCATACCTACGGTAAGCTATACCAAAGCAATTACTCAAGTTTATAAGATGAATGTAAATTGATTGAGTAATTTGAGCAGTTAGGGTAACACAAGCATTACTTATGCTCTAACAGAAAGCAATAATCTATTTGAGCTATAAGATACTTTGTCAACCATCAGCTAGAGCGTATAAATAAATTAGACGTTGGAAATTAATTCTAACTTATCTGAAAAATATGAGACTGTCTCTAGTGAGACAAACCCGAAATAATACTCATTAAGAATCACGCGCCACGCAGAGAGTGATAGTATCAATCTATGATTGTCGCTGCAACAAAGGCGCATTATGTTGTATAAGTCAAGATACTAAAGTCAGGATTTGTTAATTTTCTTCTTGGCGATCGCTTTCATTTGCCTGTAATCGTTTAATTTTCATCCGCAAATCAAAGTCTTCACCGCTGACAATTGTTTCTAAGTCAGCGATGCGCTGTTCTAATTCGAGCTGCTGCGGTGACAAAACTTGATTTTGGTATTTTTTCGCATCCGATCGCCATACAGCAACCGTACCAACTCCTGCACCAGCGATCGCCGCTAATGGTATAATTGCACCACTTCTGGTGACAGCGGAAAGTGGAACACAAATTGCTAAAATCCCCACAGTCAAGCCCCAGATTTTTGTGGTAGCTGTAACTCGGATATCTTCAGGTTGGTGAAAGTTTTTCTCCGATTTTTTAGCCATGAGTGCGTCCTCAAAGATTTTATTATAATAATTGGAGCGCGATCGCCTGTAAAAGTTCCTGGTGCGTTCACGTACAGCGCTTCGCGCATGAAAACGGCGAAGCCGGATAGTAGAGAAGTGACTCCGTAAAAGTATCGCCTTAAATATAATTGCTCGAAAGATAGTTTTGTCTCAAGTTTAACTCTATCTTCCGGATGAAATTATTCTCCCTATAAAGATAGATGATTGTATAATAAGTAAATAAATTTTCATTGTAGGGTGTGTTAGACGAGAGTACGGCATCATAATTTAATACTTTGGTGTGTTACGGCATTCGCTTAACACACCCTACATATACTCACCAGAAATTTGGAAAAACACAGTTCTTTTACGCGCTCCATCTAACTCAAGAAATAACACAGATTGCCAGGTTCCCAAAGCTAATTTGCCATCTACAATTGGAATTACCTCACTAGTACTCAACATCATTGCCATCAGATGAGAATGAGCATTCATCGGTTCATCTTCCGGCACAACTCTTAAGTGTAAATCATTGTGCAAATATCTATCTGACTCTGGTGCTAATTTCTGCAAAAAGACTTTGATATCCTCTAACAGTCTTTCTTCATTTTCATTGATAGCCAATGCAGTTGTAGTGTGACGAGAAAACACTAAAACCTGACCATTTTTAATAGATGTTGAGGCAATAAAATCGTTGATTTGCGTTGTGATATTGTAAATATTAATTCCCTGTTCAGTTTCGATCTCGATAAATTTATTAATAATTGGCATATCTGAAATATTAAATTGTATATAGCAATCCTATATGATTTTTGACAATTCGCGTCCAGATACCCAACTTATTTAATAAGTCGGGTATCTCACTTTTCAGCAGCGATTTTTTCACCCAAAACCCGATAACGTTCAGCCTCTACTAAATACCATAATTACCTGTCCATAGCGAACTCCAATCACCAGAAGCGACAAAACTTGCCCAATAATAAGGATGCTGGTATTCAGGTATCTTCAATAACTCTAACTGTGCTTCTCGTAGTGCATCATGTTTACCCTTACCTGCGTTTAAATTTTGGTAATACTTTACCATCAAATCCTTAGTTCCCTCATCATCTATAACCCACAAGCTCAAAACTTGACTCTGAGAACCTGCAATTACCAAAGCACGACGTAAGCCATAAAGCCTACCTCCTACTTCGAGATCACCCAGTCCAGTTTCGCAAGCTGACAGCACCACCAACTGTGTTCCCCGTAAATTCAATCCAGTAACTTCCAAGGCTGTGAGGATACCATCATTAGTATTTGATGAAGCTTGCTTGCGATTATTAATACCTGCGAAAGCTAACCCAGAACGCAACAAGGGATTTTCTAGTTTTAAATTTTCGAGTAATTGCTGATTGAAATTATCTGCTACTTCTTTGTCGGTAATAAAGAAGCCGTGAGTCGCTAAATGCAGGATACTCGGAGCTTGTATTTGTTTAATCGCAGCTTCGGTAGCTTGTTTACCAGAAATGATTTTTGTATCCGGAAAAATCTCTTTGATTTTATTTGCTTCCTCTAAAGTGTTGTAAAGTGGGGCAAATTGCAAGTTTGGTAAGTGACCAGAAGGGCGATTTTCTAAACCACGTATGGTAGATGGTGGGGCTATTTCCTGCTGGTTGTAGTCGATATTTGCAAATACTACCGGAGGTGCTACGCTTTTAGCTGCTAACTGAAAGCGTAGCAGCTCTCGTCCAGTGGTGAGATAAGAGAAAGCGTAACGTTGAATCAGGTATTTATTTTGTTCGTCTAGTAGTGCTTCAAAGGGAATTATTGCTAACTGTCCATCTGGTGATAATAGCAAATGACTTGCATCGCCCAACAGCGGACGGATGGGAGCCATGACTTGCTGATATAATGTACGAGCAAGTTGCTCAAGTGATTGGGTAGGCTTGCTTTGAGTAGTAGAAGCAGAATAACGGGTGTGAACATCAGATGGTTTTTCTGTCAACGCTTTTCGTAGATTGGCAACAGATTTGTCAATCGTTTCAGCATCTCCCAAGTCAACCCACCTTGGTTCCCCTACTGAACGCAGCACCGCTGCTGCATAACGCAGTTTACCCGATTTTTCAGTTTGTTTAGCTTTGGGATTAAATGGCTTATACCGCACAATTTCCACCAAAGCCGCATCCTTAGGTATCAGAGTTTGGATGGCTGCTAACTCTACTGGTTGGGTGGTAATGTGGAATTCAGCACTTTTATTAGCGATCGCTTCTTCTATGCGTTCTTTTTTTATATTTAATTCCTGAAGTTGAGCTTTATAGTCACTAGCGCTTTGGTTTGCTTGCCCTCTGTATATTAGTGCTGATAAGTTTTGATTGACGTTCTGCCATTCATCAAACAATTTTTGTGTTTCTGGTTTATCAGCCAGATGATTGCGTAGTATCTGTATGCTGTCGATAACGGTGTCTAGTACACGTACTTTGCGCCGTAGCACTGTAGTGAGCGCTAGCCTTGCAGCTCTTGGATTGTTAGCAGCTTCCTGGAGAGATAGAGATATGGCTCGGTAGGTTGAGAATAAAAAGGTTTTGGCGTAGTCTTGTTTTCTTGCCTCTGAGCCAACACTAAAAAGAAGTCCAAAATTATGTTCTTCAATTGCCAGCCCACGACTAAAGAAATTAATAGTACGGGCGATATTACCCTGCGCTTGATACAATTGTGCCAAACTGTTCAGGGTAGAAGCGACAAGAGGATGTTCTTTACCCAGCATTTTCTCTCTGATTTCTAGCGATCGCAAATACAGAGGTTCAGCTTTTTTATAGCTTCCCTCTTGTTGATACAGGGAAGCCAAAGTGTTGAGGCTAGCGGCAACATCCGGATGTTCTTTGCCCAGTGCTTTCTCCCTGATCAAGAGTGCCCGCAGATACATAGGTTCGGCTTTTTGATAGCTCCCCTGTGCTTTGTACAGTTCTGCCAAATTGTTCAGGCTAGTGGCAACATTAGGATGTTCTTTGCCCAGTAATTTCTCCATAATTGCCAGAGAGCGCAGATACAGAGGTTCGGCTTTTTTATCGCTCCCCTGTTGTTGGTACAAGGAAGCTAAATTGTTCAGGGTATTAGCGACCTCAGGACTTTCTTTACCCAGCATCTCTCTTATTTGTAGCGATCGCAAATACAGAGGTTCAGCTTTTTCATAGCTTCCCTGTTCAGTGTACAAGGAAGCCAAATTGTTCAGGCTAGTGGCAACATTAGGATGTTCTTTACCCAACACTTTCTCGTAAATTGCCAGAGAGCGCAAATACATAGGTTCAGCTTTTTCATAGCTCCCCTGAGCTTTGTACAGTTCTGCCAAATTATTCAGGCTAGTGGCAACAAGAGGATGGTCTTTGCCCATTATTTTCTCGTAAATTGCCAGAGAGCGCAGATACATAGGTTCAGCTTTTTCATAGCTACCCTGTGCTTTGTACAGTTCTGCCAAATTGTTGAGGGTAGTTGCGACATCAGGATGTTCTTTGCCCAGTACTTTCTCACTTATTGCTAGTGCCCTTTCTGCTGGGGCAATAGCTTCACTGTATTTACCTGCGTTATACAACTCAATGACTTGTTTATTCAATTGCTTCGCTTCCTGCAATGCTGACTGTTGTCCTGACAGTGGCATCTGAGATTGTCCTGTACTTAGGGGAATGTTGACTAGCAGCTCGAATGTTATTGCTGCTGTGATTGAGCAGGATACCAATTTGATGCAACCTTGGATTTTTCGCTGGGAGAATCTATGCACGTATTTCTGCTTCCTAGCTTGATTAGCGATAGTCGGTCAAAATAATGCTCAAAATACACCTTAAAAGCGAAAAGGCGAGAATTGATTGTTTGGTTTTGCCAAAAACTCTACAACCTCTCACCGTAGAATTTATAAAATTTTTTAAAGATTTAATAAAGTAGAGGCGCAAAGAAGAACGCTAGCTGGAAACGATAATCTGACCGATACGCTTTAAAATTTGCAAGACAGTATATAGTTCATTTTGCAAGGAAGCAGGAGAAAAAACTCTCGATACATCATACTGTGGTGTATTCTGTTGAGTTAGTTTTACAAATACAATACCGTTTCGTTTGTCATGATCCCAAAGATAGGCTTATCAGGCTGCGGATTTGCCATCATATATGCTTGGGCTTGTGGCAATGCTGACATTACAGAAATAGTAGTTCTTTTCGACTCCAGCAAGATTACCCAAAACTGATTTTGCAAGACTAAGGTATCAATTCGTCCTTTTAAAGTTTCTTCCTCTTCTCCGCATCAAAGACTATTTCTATCGAAGCCTCACCTCGCATTTTGTAGGGATAATCATAAAATCCTACCTTTTCTAAGATAGGTGAAGCTATGAGTAGTGTTACTGTTCCTTCTGTGAGATTGCCATCAGCTAGATGATAAAGATATCTTCGTCTAATAACATCTAACGAGGCTTTTTCTTCGTCTGTTAGTTGAGGTAAGTTCTCATACCATTCTCGGAAAAATTGCTCATCTTCGGTTCTTCTAATACCAAAGCGAGATTCAACTTCAACTCAACTTTTGAAAATGTCAGTAATTGCGGTTTAATGTACCATTTTTTTATATTATTTATTTGCTAAGATTGTCTGCAAACCTGTGACTAATCTTTCTATTCCTTCTTTCGCGGTTTCTTTTTGCAGCGCACCATAAGCAACTCGCAGATAACATCCATTATCCATGCCGAAGGTTGTACCGGGAATGACTGCTACTAGATGTTCTTTAATTAGTCTTTCTACTAATTCAAAGCTATCGATATTAGTATGAACTTTAAGGAAAAAATAAAATGCACCATCGGCGGGGGTGATGGTACAGTGATTTTGTAGGCGGTTGAGTGAGTTAAGTACGTTATAGCGTACAGAGGCGATCGCTTCCAAATTATTCCTCAAATACTCTTCTTTTGCCTGCAATGCTCCTAATGCTGCATACTGAGAAATAACAGGTGGACAAATTACTATTGAATCCTGTACTTTTTTAACAGCTACAAGCAAATGTTTGGGAATCACCATATAGCCAATCCGCCAACTTGCAAAACCGTAAGCTTTGGAAAGGCTATAAAGAGAAATGGTGTATTCGCTACTTCCGGCAAATGCACCAGGGGAAGTGTGTTTTACACCGTTGTAGGTAAAGTATTCATAAGCTTCATCGTTAATATGATAAATGTTGCGTTCTTTGCAAAGAAGATTAACTTGTCGCAATGCTTCTTCAGAATAAACAACACCTGTGGGATTATTCGGTGAAATGGTGACTATTGCTTTTGTTTTTGATGTTATGGCTTGGGCGATCGCATCCACTCGCAATTGATAATTTTCATCGGTTTCTACCAACACCGGATGACAACCTGCCATTGTCGTTGCCATTTCATGATTAAAATAATAAGGCGTATTTAAAATAATTTCATCGCCTACCGATGTAATCGCAAGAATGGCATTCATAAACGCCATATTACTGCCGGCGGTAACAACAATGCAGTTTTCGTCGTTAATTTCAATGTTGTTAAAAACTTGCAATTTTGCTTCAATTGCTGCTAATAAAGGAGGAATTCCCTCAACAGCTTTGTATAAATTATTAGCAGGTTCAGCGAGGAATTTCGGCAAAAGCTCGATAGCTTCTGGTGGCGGACTGTAAGAAACAACACCTTGTCCTAAAGAAATGGTTCCCGGATTGTTTTTAATTAATTCACCAACAACAGGTATTATCGGAGACTGCACTGCCTGCATACGAGAGATATTTTTCATGCGTTCACAAAGTGACTCCGTAGGAGTATCGGCAAACTAGAGCTATATTTAATTCTCTCGTAAATACGCTTTCGTAGTAAGGACTTCAGTCCTTGGCTTTTTTAATGAGGACTGAAGTCCTCACTACCGGACTTCATATTAGTGTCGGTTACTGTCCCCCTTGCTCAAGTACTTGCCATAGTCAATTGCGATTCTGGACGCACGCGCTGTCCGGTAATTACCATCTTCACACCACGGGCAGGTGCAAGGGTAACACCTCGACGCCGAGGCGTTTCTGGTTGATTATCAGCTAGCGCTAGTTGATAGTGTGACAAAATTGTTGCCAATACTAATTTCATTTCAAACTGAGCTAAAGCATCGCCAATACAGCGACGGGCACCAGCACCAAAGGGTATAAATTCATAGGGAGAAAATTGCCGTTCTAAAAAGCGTTCTGGTTTAAACTGCTTGGGTTCTGGATATAAATCTTCACGCTGATGAACTAGATACATGCAGCCAACAATGTTTGTACCAGGCTCTAATTTATGTCCCAGTAGTTCCACACTTTCTCGCACGACTCTGGGGAAAGTAAATATGGTTACAGGATGAATCCGCAAAGTTTCATTACAAACAGCGGTGAGATAAGGTAGCCGGAAAATGCTCATCGGATCTGGAGAATCACCCAAAGTATCGAGTTCTTGCAGGATTTTGTTACGGACTTCTGGCTTGTAGTGAGTCCAATATAATGCCCAAGCCATTGCGCTTGCGGTGGTTTCATATCCAGCAAGTAACATGGTCATCAACTCATCCCGCAACTCTTGATCGGTCATGGGATTTCCCTGTTCATCCCGCGCTGACATCAGCAACGAGAGGATATCGACGCGATTTGGATCGGGTGAAGAGCGACGTTCAGCAATTTCGGTGTAAATTATTTTATCAACTGCGGCGCGATCGCGTACAAATTTTCCCCAAGGACTCCAAGCACCTAAATCCTTTTGCAGCCAAGGGAAATACAAAAAGCTAGAAGTCAATGGCGAGCGAAACAAATCTGATATTGCTGTCAGTCCGCGTTTAAGTTGTTGATAACGTTCTCCTTCATGCAAGCCAAAAACCGCCTTTAGGATGACTTGCAGGGAAATTTCCTGCATCGCAGTCCGAGCTAAAAAAAGCTGATTTTGTGGGAAATTACTAAAGGTCTTTTCAGTGATATTACGGATTAATTCTCCGTACTTTCGCATCCGTTCACCGTGAAACGAAGGCATTACTAATTGTCGCCGCTTTCTGTGGCGATCGCCTTCGAGCATGAAAATCGAATAGTCTCCTACTATTGGTTGCACGATTTCGTTCACATCACCAGGAGCTGCAAACTTTTTGCGGTCATTTGTTAAAATTTCTTGCAGCGCTTGGGGATGGTTCACGAATACCAGGGTGTTGCCAAAACCTATGATTCTAGCAGTGAAAATATCAGGATATTGTTTTACTGCGCTTTCCATATATCCCACAGGATCGGCTACCCATTGGATTTTTTGGAGAAATGAGGCGGATTTTACAGGGTTGATTAGTTGCATAGGATTTTTAAAGCTGAAAATTTTACTATTAAGTATTGTTGTTAATATGTATCAATGTTGCAATTGTTATTTTAAACAACTCAAAACAAGATTAGCTGGGATTTTTAGTGTTCATATGTCGAAATATTGCAGCAATGTTGCGGGCATCGTCTATTCCGCGATGGTGTGTACCCTTCAATTCTAATCCAAGCTGTTGGAGAGCCTGCGCCATCCCAAATCCTTTAGATACACCCAGATATTCAGAAAATTCCTTTTTGATGTTTCTATGTTCTGAACCAAAAGGATAAGCAATATTGTGATGTTTGCAATCTTGAATAAATTGCGTTTTATCATAGTTTCCCCAAGAGCAGAAAACATACTTGGGAAATGATTTAATCCATTCTTGGAGGCAAGACATTGCTTCCGGAAATTTTGGGGCTAATTCAACATCTTTTTGGTAAATGCTAGTTAGTTCTGTACAAAAAGCTGTTAATTGCGGATTTATTACAGGTTGAATGAATTGCTGAAATTCTGAATCAATTTCCCATGTTGCTCTGTTGAGCATGACAGCACCGATTTCGATTATTTCCATTTGATGACGCGGAATAATGCCATCATCAGAGCAAGTAGCTTCTAAATCTATGATTAAAAAATAAGAGGATCTATCAGTTTTCATATAATGAGTTTTATCAATAAGGATTGCAACTTAAGTTGATTTAAAAGGTTTAATCCAGCCTAATTTTATGGCGGTATCGAGTGCGATCGCAGCGATCGCAAACCAAACAATACTTTCCGCAGCCAGCACGACAAAAGGCAAAATTGTACTATAACAACAAAGTCCCACATCTATCTGAGTTAAACCTCGCACCAACCCAAAAGCCAGCACTCCCCCAGCTTTGAGTTGCGGATTGTCATCGGAGCGAACGATATAGCGATAGGTGACACCAAATAGCAAGCCACAAAAGCACGATATACCACCGCTTATCCACCAACGCCAATCCTGGATATTCAGCTTGAGAATGCTCAGTGCTGTAAAATACTTGGCAAGCAGCAGATTGTTAAGAAAACTGGTAATGAGGAAGGCTAAACAAAGAGATAATGCCCCGAAAATCCCAGCTTTCAGGGATTCTAGACGTTCAGCCATATCGTTCGTATCTTTCATGAACACAGAGGAAGAATCAAATGACTAATGACCATTCCCAGTATCATAAATATTAGAGACGTTTTGTAAATTAGTTGAAGAATAGGACTATGGAGATTTTGACATTGGGTTGGGTTTCACTACTGGTTGTGTTCACTTGGTCAATTGCAATGGTAGTATGGGGTCGCAACGGACTGTAAGAAAATCGTGGAAAGTCCATTCTTGAGCATTTTGGCTTTGTCTGGTTTGGTGCTATTGTTAGCATTAACTGGCGGTGTTGGTTATTTGACGGTTTCCGAATGGCGCGATCGCCGTTTGCGAGAACAAGAAAAACGCGAAACACGACGCACTCCCAAGCGACGCTAATTTATTAGCGTTAAATATATGTTTTGAGGGACACGATCTTTTCGTGTCCCTTAGCTTTTGTGATGGTAGGCGATCGCATAACCGATAAAGTTAGGTTAGCGCACTACCCATTTAAGCCACGATTAAAACGGTCGGTTCTGAAAGTGCTTCCCCGGTCGCTTCACAAGCCATTATCAGTGACTCCAATGCTTCAGCACCATTTGCAACAGCTTCCTCATAAGTATCGCCATGCGTCCGAAAAGGCTGTCCAGGGAAATCAGGAAATCCGACTAAGAAGCAGTTGTCTTCATCAGACCATTGAATCAGCATTTGATATTTAAATTTGCTCATCTTCCTGATTCTCCTGCTGTTTTTCTACTTCTTTAATTGCTTGTTGAACGTCTTTTTCTTGATAGCGTTTTGCGTCTGAACTGTCTTTACCAGAAACCGTCAACAAGAGGCAGTTCTTGCTGGGGGAAGGGGGCAATCTGTGAAACCCCATCCATGAATGGAGGGGCTTGAAATAAGGACGTAGTATTTCTTGCCCTACGTGTCTCGAAATACATTTTTGCTGTTCTCCATCCATAAATGGAGGGGCTTGAAACCCGTTTAGCAGCTTGTATCGGTGAATCTTTCCCCCTGCTAGAGCGCTCCCCGCTAAGAGTGCCTATAAGGTCAGTTTTCCTACATATAAAGGATGTATCCAGTTTGTATGACTTCCTTTACCTGGGATTTCTGTAAAATTCGCTGCCGTAACATTTGTTTGAGTTCCCTGATTTTCTTCGGCATTGTCAGGTGTAGACGCTTAATCCCACGATATCGCACTTAAGCGGCAAATCGGGGCGATGCTTTATGGGGAGTGTAACAAAAGGCTCGATACAAAACAAGCGAGTCACTTCGCGATAGCACAAAAGAGATTTTGGAGGCGATCGCTTAATTGATAATACTTACCTCGATCAGGAACCGATTCTTGATCCATTGGATACCATGTAAGCGTCGGGACTTTATCAGGAAACTAAAAGAGCCATTGACGCTAAAATATAATATAACTAACAATCCTAAAACCAATTAATATCTACTCGTGTTCTTAAACTATGTACTTGGAAGGTACTTATGAACAATAATCAACCTATCACAGCACAATCATCAACTACACCCCGCGCTGATTTATTATTAGAAATTGAACAAACTCCAGAAGAATATCTACCAGAATTACTGCAAACAGAGGCGCAGAGAACACAGAGGATGAAAAGAGCGATCGCACTGTGGAGATTTAGCGATCGCTCTTTTTAAAGAACCACAGAGGCGCAGAGAACACAGAGGATGAAGAGAGCGATCGCATGGTGAAGATTTTGCAGGCGATCGCTTTTTTGTCTCACGCACTCGTAGCAAAGACGCAAAGGAAGAAGAGGGCGATCGCCTTTTTTTAACGAACCTTACTAAGCGCAGAGGACACAGAGGAAAAAGAGGAGCGATCGCATTTTGGTAGGTGAGTAGCGATCGCTTTTTTGTCTCACGCACTCGTAGCAAAGACGCAAAGGAAGAAGAGGGCGATCGCCAAATCTCCTTTGTGCGATCGCCTTTTTTTAACGAACCTTACTAAGCGCAGAGGACACAGAGGAAAAAGAGGAGCGATCGCCCGCTGCTTTTTGATAATTTATTAACATAAATATGTAATACTAAGAGAAAATTTAATTTATTTAAATAATATATTCAGTCAATGGATAAAATAGATGAAGGTGAATTTGCTATATACATTGATGATTCTGGAAGCCCAAAACCTGATCCCAAAGACCAATATCCCTTCTTTGCTATGGGTGGCGTTTTAATCAAAAGGAACGATGAGCAAATAATTAAACAATTAGTATCAGAGTTGAAAAGTCGGTGGTCTATTCCTCAAGAACAACCCTTGCACGGTAATGAAATACGATCTCGAAAAAAAGGCTTTGCTTGGTTAGGTAAACTTCAAAAACCAGAGCAAGATAGATTTTTGGAAGACTTGACACTTACTATTATTAATTGTCCAATAATTGTTCATGCCTGCGTAGTGTCTCGTCAAGGATATCTCAATCGTTATCTTGAAAAGTATGGTGAGGAAACCTGGGAAATGATGAGAAGTGCATTCTCTATTGTAGTTGAACGTAGTGCCAAGTATGCTGGGATTAATAATGGTACTCTAATGGTTTATTTTGAAGCCGCAGGCAAAAACGAAGATACTTTACTTAAGCAATACTTTCATGATTTAAGAGCAAAAGGACATCCTTTTGATGCTAATAGATCGGATAAATATTCACCTTTATCTGCTGAAGAGTTATCAAAGACACTACGTGGAATAGACAGTAAGAAGAAGGCAAACGCAATTATGCAGATTGCTGATTTATGTTTGTATCCCATCGTTCGTAGCAAAGACAATCCCGATAACCAAGCATTTTTGTCCCTCAAGAATGCTAATCTACTTGTGGATTGTCGCTTGACACAGAATGAGATTAATACATTAGGAATTAAGTACTATTGCTTTGACAACCCCTAAAAACAACAAAACCGCCTTGTTAGCGGTTTGTGATGCGGCAGTCATACGACTACCCCTAGGCTGTGCCTAATTACTATAATATCTTCTAACTTGCTGATTGTCAACTCAGAATCACTTAATGGAGATTTGGAGGTGCGATCGCTTCTAGTTTTTGTGTTGGTCTAGCTAGATTAGCTAAATAGTGAATGAGATGAACCAAATAGTGATTTGTGTGGTTGATTAATTCTTTTTTCTGTATACAATGCTGCTAAGTCCTTAAAATGCAGTATCATTTCATACTGGCGCAGTTTTCTTTCATCTTCTTCGGCTAATTGTTCGCTTCTTCTTTGAGTTTCTTGTTCTAGTTTTTGTGTTGGTGTAGCTGGATTAGATGAGCCAAATAGTGACTTGTGTGGTTGATTCATTGTTGCTCCTGTATATAATGCTGCTAAGTAAATAGGATTGTTACTCATTTAATAAAAAACCTCTTGTAGTAAATCGTTAAGACTTTTATTATAGAAATTTTATATAGAAGAATTACGGTATTAAGATTATTTTTTAGTAAAAAAACTTGCCCTAGTAATATAACACCCCCAAGGCAAGCCAGCTCTCTAATTCTTTCTTTACTTCCCGCCCTTTGCGGTTCGTTTCTCCTAAAGTTGCTTCACTTCAGAAACCAACTTCGCTACCATATCCTTCGCGCTAC
Above is a genomic segment from Tolypothrix sp. NIES-4075 containing:
- a CDS encoding CHAT domain-containing tetratricopeptide repeat protein; amino-acid sequence: MHRFSQRKIQGCIKLVSCSITAAITFELLVNIPLSTGQSQMPLSGQQSALQEAKQLNKQVIELYNAGKYSEAIAPAERALAISEKVLGKEHPDVATTLNNLAELYKAQGSYEKAEPMYLRSLAIYEKIMGKDHPLVATSLNNLAELYKAQGSYEKAEPMYLRSLAIYEKVLGKEHPNVATSLNNLASLYTEQGSYEKAEPLYLRSLQIREMLGKESPEVANTLNNLASLYQQQGSDKKAEPLYLRSLAIMEKLLGKEHPNVATSLNNLAELYKAQGSYQKAEPMYLRALLIREKALGKEHPDVAASLNTLASLYQQEGSYKKAEPLYLRSLEIREKMLGKEHPLVASTLNSLAQLYQAQGNIARTINFFSRGLAIEEHNFGLLFSVGSEARKQDYAKTFLFSTYRAISLSLQEAANNPRAARLALTTVLRRKVRVLDTVIDSIQILRNHLADKPETQKLFDEWQNVNQNLSALIYRGQANQSASDYKAQLQELNIKKERIEEAIANKSAEFHITTQPVELAAIQTLIPKDAALVEIVRYKPFNPKAKQTEKSGKLRYAAAVLRSVGEPRWVDLGDAETIDKSVANLRKALTEKPSDVHTRYSASTTQSKPTQSLEQLARTLYQQVMAPIRPLLGDASHLLLSPDGQLAIIPFEALLDEQNKYLIQRYAFSYLTTGRELLRFQLAAKSVAPPVVFANIDYNQQEIAPPSTIRGLENRPSGHLPNLQFAPLYNTLEEANKIKEIFPDTKIISGKQATEAAIKQIQAPSILHLATHGFFITDKEVADNFNQQLLENLKLENPLLRSGLAFAGINNRKQASSNTNDGILTALEVTGLNLRGTQLVVLSACETGLGDLEVGGRLYGLRRALVIAGSQSQVLSLWVIDDEGTKDLMVKYYQNLNAGKGKHDALREAQLELLKIPEYQHPYYWASFVASGDWSSLWTGNYGI
- a CDS encoding secondary thiamine-phosphate synthase enzyme YjbQ, which codes for MPIINKFIEIETEQGINIYNITTQINDFIASTSIKNGQVLVFSRHTTTALAINENEERLLEDIKVFLQKLAPESDRYLHNDLHLRVVPEDEPMNAHSHLMAMMLSTSEVIPIVDGKLALGTWQSVLFLELDGARKRTVFFQISGEYM
- the petN gene encoding cytochrome b6-f complex subunit PetN — encoded protein: MEILTLGWVSLLVVFTWSIAMVVWGRNGL
- a CDS encoding 3'-5' exonuclease encodes the protein MKTDRSSYFLIIDLEATCSDDGIIPRHQMEIIEIGAVMLNRATWEIDSEFQQFIQPVINPQLTAFCTELTSIYQKDVELAPKFPEAMSCLQEWIKSFPKYVFCSWGNYDKTQFIQDCKHHNIAYPFGSEHRNIKKEFSEYLGVSKGFGMAQALQQLGLELKGTHHRGIDDARNIAAIFRHMNTKNPS
- a CDS encoding type II toxin-antitoxin system HicB family antitoxin; its protein translation is MSKFKYQMLIQWSDEDNCFLVGFPDFPGQPFRTHGDTYEEAVANGAEALESLIMACEATGEALSEPTVLIVA
- a CDS encoding cytochrome P450, which codes for MQLINPVKSASFLQKIQWVADPVGYMESAVKQYPDIFTARIIGFGNTLVFVNHPQALQEILTNDRKKFAAPGDVNEIVQPIVGDYSIFMLEGDRHRKRRQLVMPSFHGERMRKYGELIRNITEKTFSNFPQNQLFLARTAMQEISLQVILKAVFGLHEGERYQQLKRGLTAISDLFRSPLTSSFLYFPWLQKDLGAWSPWGKFVRDRAAVDKIIYTEIAERRSSPDPNRVDILSLLMSARDEQGNPMTDQELRDELMTMLLAGYETTASAMAWALYWTHYKPEVRNKILQELDTLGDSPDPMSIFRLPYLTAVCNETLRIHPVTIFTFPRVVRESVELLGHKLEPGTNIVGCMYLVHQREDLYPEPKQFKPERFLERQFSPYEFIPFGAGARRCIGDALAQFEMKLVLATILSHYQLALADNQPETPRRRGVTLAPARGVKMVITGQRVRPESQLTMAST
- a CDS encoding pyridoxal phosphate-dependent aminotransferase codes for the protein MKNISRMQAVQSPIIPVVGELIKNNPGTISLGQGVVSYSPPPEAIELLPKFLAEPANNLYKAVEGIPPLLAAIEAKLQVFNNIEINDENCIVVTAGSNMAFMNAILAITSVGDEIILNTPYYFNHEMATTMAGCHPVLVETDENYQLRVDAIAQAITSKTKAIVTISPNNPTGVVYSEEALRQVNLLCKERNIYHINDEAYEYFTYNGVKHTSPGAFAGSSEYTISLYSLSKAYGFASWRIGYMVIPKHLLVAVKKVQDSIVICPPVISQYAALGALQAKEEYLRNNLEAIASVRYNVLNSLNRLQNHCTITPADGAFYFFLKVHTNIDSFELVERLIKEHLVAVIPGTTFGMDNGCYLRVAYGALQKETAKEGIERLVTGLQTILANK